The following proteins come from a genomic window of Leopardus geoffroyi isolate Oge1 chromosome A3, O.geoffroyi_Oge1_pat1.0, whole genome shotgun sequence:
- the LOC123580690 gene encoding cytochrome c oxidase subunit 5B, mitochondrial, whose amino-acid sequence MASRLLRGVGSLAAQALRVRGPNGVAAVRSMASGGGVPTDDEQATGLEREVMMAARKGLDPYNMLAPKAASGTKEDPNLVPSITNKRIVGCICEEDNSAVIWFWLHKGEAQRCPSCGTHYKLVPHQLAH is encoded by the exons ATGGCTTCAAGGTTACTTCGTGGAGTTGGATCGCTGGCCGCGCAGGCCCTCAGGGTCCGCGGTCCCAATGGAGTCGCCGCAGTGCGCTCCATGGCATCTGGAG GCGGTGTTCCTACTGATGATGAGCAGGCAACTGGGCTGGAGAGGGAGGTCATGATGGCTGCTCGGAAGGGACTG GACCCATACAATATGCTAGCCCCAAAAGCAGCTTCAGGCACCAAGGAAGACCCTAATTTAGTGCCATCTATCACTAACAAGCGAATTGTGGGCTGCATCT GTGAAGAGGACAATAGTGCTGTCATCTGGTTCTGGCTTCACAAAGGCGAGGCCCAGCGATGCCCTAGCTGTGGAACCCATTACAAGCTGGTGCCCCATCAGTTGGCCCACTGA